A region from the Panicum hallii strain FIL2 chromosome 1, PHallii_v3.1, whole genome shotgun sequence genome encodes:
- the LOC112896741 gene encoding atherin-like, producing the protein MAAPRPPACASPAPARRRALGTLSARSAPPAQRPHLLPRTPEPQPPARPAPAPASAVRLDAPHAAIVGFRACSTPTRAALPRAWARSQPHCSGPPHSRPLPPSTCAGPARRRSRAEPHTRLRACAGSRAPPALLAPVPA; encoded by the coding sequence ATGGCCGCGCCTCGCCCGCCGGCCTGCGCCAGCCCCGCGCcagcgcgccgccgcgcgctcgGCACGCTGTCCGCGCGCTCCGCTCCACCCGCGCAGCGTCCGCACCTGCtgccgcgcacgcccgagccgcagccgcccgcgcgccccgcgccaGCGCCCGCCAGCGCCGTGCGCCTGGACGCCCCGCACGCCGCCATCGTCGGCTTCCGCGCCTGCTCCACGCCGACCCGAGCCGCCttgccgcgcgcctgggcccgctcgcagCCGCACTGCTCGGGGCCGCCGCACTCGCGCCCGCTCCCGCCCAGCACCtgcgccgggcccgcacgccgccggagccgcgccgagccgcacaCGCGCCTGCGCGCCTGCGCTGGCTCACGCGCGCCGCCAGCGCTGCTTGCTCCCGTGCCGGCCTAG
- the LOC112891947 gene encoding fructose-bisphosphate aldolase 1, cytoplasmic-like, whose amino-acid sequence MSAYCGKYKDELIKNAAYIGTPGKGILAADESTGTIGKRLSSINVENVEENRRALRELLFCAPGALQYLSGVILFEETLYQKTKDGKPFVDVLKEGGVLPGIKVDKGTIEVAGTNKETTTQGHDDLGKRCAKYYEAGARFAKWRAVLNIGPNQPSQLAIDLNAQGLARYAIICQENGLVPIVEPEILVDGPHDIERCAYVTEMVLAACYKALNEHHVLLEGTLLKPNMVTPGSDAKKVGPEVIAEYTVRALQRTVPAAVPAIVFLSGGQSEEEATLNLNAMNKLNTKKPWSLSFSFGRALQASTLKAWAGKEENVEKARAAFLTRCKANSEATLGTYKGDAAAGEGVSESLHVKDYKY is encoded by the exons ATGTCGGCCTACTGCGGAAAGTACAAGG ACGAGCTCATCAAGAATGCTGCCTACATTGGCACCCCTGGCAAGGGTATCCTTGCTGCTGATGAGTCCACTGGCACCATTGGCAAGCGCCTTTCCAGCATCAATGTCGAGAACGTGGAGGAGAACCGCCGTGCACTCCGTGAGCTCCTCTTCTGCGCCCCTGGTGCCCTCCAGTACCTCAGTGGAGTGATCCTCTTTGAGGAGACCCTTTACCAGAAGACCAAGGATGGCAAGCCATTCGTCGATGTCCTCAAGGAGGGAGGCGTCCTCCCTGGCATCAAGGTCGACAAGGGCACCATTGAGGTTGCTGGCACCAACAAGGAGACCACCACCCAGGGCCATGATGACCTTGGCAAGCGCTGCGCCAAGTACTACGAGGCTGGTGCCCGCTTTGCCAAGTGGCGTGCTGTCCTCAATATCGGCCCCAACCAGCCATCGCAGCTTGCCATCGACCTGAATGCTCAGGGTCTTGCTCGTTACGCCATCATCTGCCAGGAGAATGGTCTGGTGCCGATTGTTGAGCCTGAGATCCTTGTTGATGGGCCACATGACATTGAGCGTTGCGCTTATGTCACCGAGATGGTCCTTGCTGCCTGCTACAAGGCTCTGAACGAGCACCATGTCCTCCTCGAGGGTACCCTCCTGAAGCCCAACATGGTCACCCCTGGCTCTGACGCCAAGAAGGTGGGCCCTGAGGTGATTGCCGAGTACACTGTACGTGCCCTTCAGAGGACCGTCCCTGCTGCTGTGCCCGCCATTGTCTTCCTCTCTGGTGGACAGAGCGAGGAGGAGGCCACCCTGAACCTGAACGCCATGAACAAGCTCAACACCAAGAAGCCATGGTCCCTGTCCTTCTCCTTTGGTCGTGCCCTTCAGGCGAGCACCCTCAAGGCCTGGGCTGGCAAGGAGGAGAATGTGGAGAAGGCCAGGGCTGCCTTCCTCACCAGGTGCAAGGCCAACTCAGAGGCCACCCTCGGCACATACAAGGGTGATGCTGCTGCCGGCGAGGGCGTCTCAGAGAGCCTCCACGTCAAGGACTACAAGTACTGA